A genome region from Nocardia sp. NBC_00565 includes the following:
- a CDS encoding branched-chain amino acid ABC transporter substrate-binding protein produces the protein MRGALAIGAAAALVLTGCSDKSTDGGSGGTSGSSGAGGLTIQPVMQIDANGKQVPKSDSAAAVDPAGDGKATCPAGTAIAMAGALTGPDAALGINIVDGVKLALDKHNKANPGCKIELKQFDTEGDPQKATQVIPQIVNDKSIIGLVGPAFSGETKATGKILSDAGLVSTTASATNETLTQNGWTSFFRGLANDGVQGPSVGKYLINTAGYKKVCVIQDNTDYGTGLAKSIIDGLGSANDASCNASIKKGDKDFSATVTKIASAAPDAIFYSGYYSEGAPLAQQLKSGGVKAVFVSADGTNDPQFVAQAGSSAKGAVLSCPCGPAPEQFTKDYKALNGAEPGVYSVEGYDLTTILSKGIDAGKLTRPDLLEYVRSYEGNGLARQYKWNATGELSNALIWIYEVK, from the coding sequence ATGCGGGGTGCATTGGCCATCGGTGCCGCCGCCGCACTCGTGTTGACGGGGTGCAGCGATAAATCGACCGACGGCGGTTCGGGTGGTACCTCCGGCAGCAGTGGCGCTGGTGGCCTGACGATTCAGCCGGTCATGCAGATCGATGCCAACGGCAAGCAGGTGCCCAAGTCGGACTCCGCCGCCGCTGTCGACCCGGCCGGTGATGGCAAGGCCACCTGCCCGGCGGGCACCGCGATCGCCATGGCGGGCGCGCTCACCGGTCCGGACGCGGCCCTCGGCATCAACATCGTCGACGGTGTGAAGCTCGCGCTGGACAAGCACAACAAGGCCAACCCGGGCTGCAAGATCGAGCTCAAGCAGTTCGACACCGAGGGTGACCCGCAGAAGGCCACCCAGGTCATCCCGCAGATCGTCAACGACAAGTCGATCATCGGCCTGGTCGGTCCGGCGTTCTCCGGTGAGACCAAGGCGACCGGCAAGATCCTCAGCGACGCCGGCCTGGTCTCGACGACCGCCTCGGCCACCAATGAGACGCTGACCCAGAACGGCTGGACCAGCTTCTTCCGTGGTCTGGCCAATGACGGCGTGCAGGGTCCGTCCGTCGGCAAGTACCTGATCAACACCGCGGGCTACAAGAAGGTCTGTGTCATCCAGGACAACACCGACTACGGCACCGGTCTGGCCAAGTCGATCATCGATGGCCTCGGCTCCGCGAACGACGCGTCCTGCAACGCCAGCATCAAGAAGGGTGACAAGGACTTCTCCGCCACGGTCACCAAGATCGCGAGCGCCGCGCCGGACGCCATCTTCTACTCCGGCTACTACTCCGAGGGCGCCCCGCTGGCCCAGCAGTTGAAGTCCGGTGGCGTCAAGGCGGTCTTCGTCTCCGCCGACGGCACCAACGATCCGCAGTTCGTCGCGCAGGCCGGTAGCTCGGCCAAGGGCGCGGTGCTGTCCTGCCCGTGCGGTCCGGCGCCGGAGCAGTTCACCAAGGACTACAAAGCACTCAACGGCGCGGAGCCGGGCGTGTACTCCGTCGAGGGCTACGATCTGACCACGATCCTGTCCAAGGGCATCGACGCCGGTAAGCTGACCCGCCCCGACCTGCTGGAATACGTGCGGTCCTACGAGGGCAACGGTTTGGCGCGTCAGTACAAGTGGAACGCGACCGGTGAACTGTCC